From Hippoglossus stenolepis isolate QCI-W04-F060 chromosome 6, HSTE1.2, whole genome shotgun sequence, a single genomic window includes:
- the LOC118111428 gene encoding LOW QUALITY PROTEIN: nuclear factor 7, ovary (The sequence of the model RefSeq protein was modified relative to this genomic sequence to represent the inferred CDS: inserted 2 bases in 2 codons) has translation MASASYTEDLNCSICLTFFTDPVVLLCGHSFCRECIHRSLSSQRQCPQCRADVPETGNXLPTNHSLKSLVXREVDKLRREHEHVKEVDEWLCHEHEERLKLFCVTDQQLVCIICRDGEKHQGHKFTPVKEAAAPLRETLEAYMQGIADDINATERLANTQREEIAKTKDKAQQLTTQISTQFKEMHQFLWKREDEIKNDLKLKEENALEEMSDTLNTMETALTESRVREENVACVLEITDSERFIKSWTEKNSEVTLEHLFRPRANELQVVNDSLSLGPYESHLQFFMWKEMLQVVQPRAELLSLKSGMENITVSDDGRNLMYSPIIIKEPRCGNQPVQNTSFYYVHYPVVNVSCREDTSVRVASAFSSNDFTSGQHYWELEVGERDYWKVGLENYYLSYNQNNYVTSDQHTELTLTGRPQKIGIYLDCLSKKLSFYDAENMTHIYTMSTSVPAKAYFEYKFSQAADHNPLRVCWF, from the exons ATGGCGTCTGCTTCTTACACAGAGGATTTGAATTGTTCCATCTGTCTGACATTCTTCACGGATCCTGTAGTGCTTCTATGTGGCCACTCTTTCTGCAGAGAATGTATTCATCGTTCTCTGAGTTCACAGCGCCAGTGTCCACAGTGTCGAGCAGATGTTCCAGAAACGGGAA GTCTTCCAACCAATCACAGTTTGAAAAGTCTTG AAAGAGAAGTGGACAAGTTGAGGAGAGAGCATGAACATGTCAAAGAG GTTGATGAATGGTTGTGCCATGAACATGAAGAAAGGCTGAAGCTGTTCTGCGTCACTGATCAGCAGTTAGTTTGTATCATATGCCGTGACGGAGAGAAGCATCAAGGGCACAAGTTTACGCCAGTCAAAGAAGCAGCCGCACCTTTGAGGGAGACGTTGGAGGCATATATGCAAGGCATTGCTGATGATATCAATGCTACAGAGAGGCTGgccaacacacagagggaggagataGCAAAAACCAAAGACAAGGCTCAGCAGCTGACGACCCAGATCAGCACACAGTTTAAGGAGATGCACCAGTTTCTATGgaagagagaagatgagatCAAAAATGACCTGAAACTCAAAGAGGAAAATGCTCTGGAGGAAATGAGCGACACATTAAATACCATGGAAACTGCTTTGACTGAGAGCAGAGTTCGAGAGGAAAACGTAGCGTGTGTTCTGGAAATCACAGATTCAGAGAGGTTCATAAAGAGCTGGACTGAGAAAAACAGCGAGGTGACTCTGGAACATTTATTCAGACCCAGAGCCAATGAGTTACAAGTGGTTaatgactctctctctttgggGCCGTATGAAAGTCACCTGCAGTTCTTCATGTGGAAGGAGATGCTTCAGGTCGTTCAGCCCCGAGCGGAACTTCTGTCACTCAAAAGTGGCATGGAGAACATAACAGTGTCTGATGACGGGAGGAATTTGATGTATAGTCCCATAATCATCAAAGAGCCGCGTTGCGGTAACCAGCCTGTACAGAATACAAGCTTTTACTACGTTCACTATCCTGTAGTAAATGTCTCTTGCAGGGAGGACACCTCAGTACGGGTTGCTTCTGCATTCAGCTCCAATGACTTCACCTCAGGGCAGCATTACTGGGAATTAGAGGTTGGAGAACGGGACTATTGGAAAGTAGGATTAGAAAACTATTACTTGAGCTATAATCAAAACAATTATGTCACATCAGATCAACACACAGAGTTAACATTGACAGGAAGACCACAGAAGATTGGGATTTACCTAGACTGCCTATCAAAGAAGCTGTCTTTCTATGATGCAGAAAACATGACTCATATTTACACTATGAGTACGTCTGTGCCCGCGAA